From Fusobacterium sp.:
GAATTGAAATAGGAACAGAAGCAACTCGTACAGGAATTATTGAAACTTGTAAAAAAAGAGAATATATATCACAAAAAGCTTCTAATTACTCAATAGAAGTACTTGGAGAGAAATTAATAGAAAACTTAGATAAGTTAGAAATTAATTTATATGCTGACAAAACAGTAGAATTCTCAAAAATACTTAAAAAGATATATAAAGGAGAAGCCAAAGTAGAAGAAGCTATAGATATGACAGCAGAAGAACTAAAAGGAATAATATCTAAAGATATAGAACTTGAAAAAATAGATAGAAATGAGTTAAAAGAAGCACTTGGAGAGTGTCCTGTATGTAAAAAACCAGTTTATGAAGGAGAAAAAAACTTTTACTGTAGTGACTACAAAAATTGTGACTTTAAGCTATGGAAAAAAACTAAGAGATTTTCTGATGAACTTACAATGACAAAAGCAAAAGTAAAATCATTGTTAAGGGGAAAAAAAGCTGTATTTACACTTACTGGAAAAGAAAATAAAAAATTTGAAGGATATCTGAAGCTGGAAATAACAGAAAAAGATGGGAAGAAATATCCTAATCTAAAACTAGATGGATTTCCTGAAAAAAAGAAAAAATAATAAATACAATATCTTGGGCTAATTTGTGATTGGCCACAAGATATTAATACTATAATAGTGCTAAGTGGGAATTAAAAGAAGCCCCAAAGGGGCTTGAGGTTACTATTTGTTCTTATACCACCACCAAACAACAATGAAGAAAGCAATTGCAATTCCTCCATGAATTGAAAGTGAGTGAATATAGATGTACATAATAGTACCTCCTTATATAGTATTTAGTTCTGCCTTGTTCAAGGGCAGAATAAAAGCCCCCAAAAATTGAGGGCTGATATTCTGAACATGAATCTACTAAATACTACATAAGTGCCCCTAAGGGTCTTTCAACTTAATTATATCATATTTACCCAAAAAGTCAAAAAATATACAAGGAGGAAAGAAATATGGAATTTTTAGATAATATAAGTAATATGTTTAAAAAAGGAGAAAAAAAAGAAAACAAAGTAAATTTCAAAGGAAATAAAGATGGTTTTTGGAAGGAAGAAAACAGTGAAGGAACATATAAAAATGGAGTAAAAACTGGACTTTGGAAAGAAAATAGTTATTCAGAAGATGGTGGAATAA
This genomic window contains:
- a CDS encoding DNA topoisomerase, which encodes IEIGTEATRTGIIETCKKREYISQKASNYSIEVLGEKLIENLDKLEINLYADKTVEFSKILKKIYKGEAKVEEAIDMTAEELKGIISKDIELEKIDRNELKEALGECPVCKKPVYEGEKNFYCSDYKNCDFKLWKKTKRFSDELTMTKAKVKSLLRGKKAVFTLTGKENKKFEGYLKLEITEKDGKKYPNLKLDGFPEKKKK